DNA sequence from the Oryza brachyantha chromosome 5, ObraRS2, whole genome shotgun sequence genome:
CCAATTAGGAGGAAGCCAGAGAGAGTTttggtatatatgtatatctcTGCTAGCTCTCATCTCTCTGCTGCATCCAGAGGCTCCAGCCAACAGGGTGAAGTGAAGTCAACCTCCTAACTTGAATGATTAATTGCTTTGTGTTTAATTAActgatttaattaatttccatCGACATTCCAGATGAGAACACTGCATCTGTGTGCTCATCTCCATGTTCTCCTCAACTAATCGGATGCTGCATGATCACTCACTACTGATCAGCTGTTGGTCACGAACCAGTTGATGCTAAACAATTCGCAAATTTTCAGTATATATACGCATGCTCATCGACGTTCAagttcatcgatcgatctctctcaGATCTTCCTGTCTGATTGCGGCATAGATAGAGAGGTAGGTGGTCAGGTGCACACTTGATCGTTCGACTGGATCGGCCGCCGGAGATGACGACGAAGCTTGTTTGcttgctggtggtggtggtgttcgcggcggcggcgacggtgggagCCGGCGAGCTGAAGGTTGGGTACTACGAGAAGACGTGCAAGGACGTGGAGAAGGTCGTGAACTCCATCGTCGTCGACTCCGTCAAGGGCAACCGCGGCAAGGGCGCCGGCCTCGTCCGCCTCCTCTTCCACGACTGCTTCGTCAGGGTAACCGGCAGCAGCAACCCATCGCCATGCATGCGATAATGCACGTAGCTTGGGGTAGCTAGGGTTTTTGGTGGTTGATTAATGGAGttcgtcgttgtcgtcgtgCCGTGTGTGCAGGGGTGTGACGCCTCCGTGCTGCTGGAGAAGAGCGAGGTGAACCGCCGGCCGGAGAAGGACTCCGGCGCCAACATCGGGATACGGGGCATGGACGTGATCGACGCCATCAAGGCAGCGCTGGAGGAGCGGTGCCCCAACACCGTGTCGTGCGCCGACATCATCGCCTACGCGGCGCGCGACGCGGCCAGGTACctcagccgcggcggcgtcgacttcgccgtccccgccggccgcctcgacGGCGTGGTCTCCCGCAGCAGGGACGCCGACACGTACCTCCCCGACGCGGCGTCCAACCTTACCGACCTCGTCCGCAACTTCCGCCGCAAGAACTTCACCGTGGAGGAGCTCGTCATCCTCTCCGGTGCGCACTCCATCGGCGTCACCCACTGCACCTCCTTCTCCGGCCGCCTCACCGCCCCCGCCTCCCAGATCAACCCGGGCTACCGCAGCCTGC
Encoded proteins:
- the LOC102708242 gene encoding peroxidase 2-like translates to MTTKLVCLLVVVVFAAAATVGAGELKVGYYEKTCKDVEKVVNSIVVDSVKGNRGKGAGLVRLLFHDCFVRGCDASVLLEKSEVNRRPEKDSGANIGIRGMDVIDAIKAALEERCPNTVSCADIIAYAARDAARYLSRGGVDFAVPAGRLDGVVSRSRDADTYLPDAASNLTDLVRNFRRKNFTVEELVILSGAHSIGVTHCTSFSGRLTAPASQINPGYRSLLVSKCGGVSPTPSSNPTVVNNVRDEDAAAVARSLPAFVPRLRKAKDYMDNSYYHNNLAKAVTFHADWALLTGKEARGHVVEYAKNGTLWNLDFADALVKLSKLPMPAGSKGEIRAKCSAVNYHH